A window of the Haloarcula litorea genome harbors these coding sequences:
- a CDS encoding type I 3-dehydroquinate dehydratase, whose amino-acid sequence MDFGSFTLLAAGDDLAREPQARDHADGLELRMDLADEPLAQLDAYDGELPVLVTNRVDWEGGEAPDTAERLDALERAVDHDAVTAVDLELAALTGAGDHDAGRVADRARARGASIVVSTHDFEATPDRDVIVERLRRACEHGDVGKFATTAGSPDDVLAMLSATRELDAAGERVATMCMGEAGRHSRAVAPLYGSRIGYAPVDPEAATAPGQYDLATLRSLVTQLRSDG is encoded by the coding sequence ATGGACTTCGGTTCGTTCACGCTGCTGGCCGCCGGCGACGACCTCGCGCGGGAACCACAGGCCCGCGACCACGCCGACGGCCTCGAACTCCGGATGGACCTCGCCGACGAGCCGCTGGCACAGCTCGACGCCTACGACGGCGAGCTCCCGGTCCTCGTGACCAACCGCGTCGACTGGGAGGGCGGCGAGGCCCCGGACACGGCCGAGCGGCTCGACGCCCTGGAACGGGCCGTCGACCACGACGCCGTCACGGCGGTCGACCTCGAACTGGCGGCCCTGACCGGCGCGGGCGACCACGACGCCGGCCGGGTCGCCGACCGCGCACGCGCACGGGGCGCGTCGATCGTCGTCTCTACCCACGACTTCGAGGCGACGCCGGATCGGGACGTGATCGTCGAGCGGCTCCGTCGGGCCTGCGAGCACGGCGACGTGGGGAAGTTCGCGACCACCGCCGGCTCCCCCGACGACGTGCTGGCGATGCTGTCGGCCACGCGGGAGCTCGACGCCGCCGGCGAGCGCGTCGCCACGATGTGTATGGGCGAGGCCGGTCGCCACTCCCGGGCGGTCGCGCCGCTGTACGGGTCACGGATCGGCTACGCGCCGGTCGACCCCGAGGCGGCGACCGCACCCGGTCAGTACGACCTCGCGACGCTGCGGTCGCTGGTCACGCAGCTGCGAAGCGACGGGTGA
- a CDS encoding carbon starvation protein A, translating into MVQVLWLVLATLTTFSIGYLGYSRYLAQFVELSDDNETPAHKYEDGQEYVPSKKPVLLGHHYSSIAGGAPIVGPITAGVVWGWVPALLWIAIGNPLMGSVHDFVSLSGSLRHEGKSIGYIIGEYVGERGKKMLLWFAFLTIILVVAVFALVVAIVFNAFPQAATASFVYIALALIFGVYLYQLDLPFLPGTAVFVLAVFGGVFVGIEFPVALFPAAEAGTYPAGTVVLFGSGLASIVPAAGTLGANTAGWIPVILLYAAIASVLPVWTLLQPRDFLSSFLLYAGVGGALLAVIVGTLLGTSAQPLTISLEPYYGFMGTAGLPLFPLLFVTIACGTISGFHSLVSSGTTAKQLNKETDARAIGYGGMLGEGLLATVALGTVAIAGVTAGGGIGRALPNFATGGSVMLTSFGIPTSVGAPFMALVLVSFLLTSTDTAVRLGRYMAEEIVGTPDASSSAVRQVQSVGINRYSNAAIQCLVAYALVASGSWASLWPLFGGANQLLAALALLTATVWLANWDDDKQLISTGVPMALMTVITVCALLYLSLYQNLYQQFIQGGFAEGAGIFARISVAVQIVLALVLVGLALSLVWIGYQNISTVREDFGGAPADD; encoded by the coding sequence ATGGTACAAGTGCTCTGGCTGGTACTGGCGACGCTTACCACGTTCAGCATCGGGTATCTCGGATACTCGCGATACCTCGCACAGTTCGTGGAGCTGAGTGACGACAACGAGACACCGGCACACAAGTACGAGGACGGACAGGAGTACGTCCCCTCGAAAAAGCCCGTGTTACTCGGACACCACTACTCCAGTATCGCGGGGGGAGCACCCATCGTCGGCCCGATCACGGCCGGCGTCGTCTGGGGGTGGGTGCCGGCCCTGCTGTGGATCGCCATCGGCAACCCGCTGATGGGGAGCGTCCACGACTTCGTCTCGCTGTCGGGCAGTCTCCGACACGAGGGGAAGTCGATCGGCTACATCATCGGGGAGTACGTCGGGGAGCGGGGCAAGAAGATGCTACTGTGGTTCGCGTTCCTGACGATCATCCTCGTGGTGGCGGTGTTCGCGCTCGTGGTCGCCATCGTGTTCAACGCCTTCCCGCAGGCCGCGACGGCGAGTTTCGTCTACATCGCCCTCGCGCTGATCTTCGGGGTGTACCTGTACCAGCTCGACCTGCCGTTCCTGCCCGGGACGGCGGTGTTCGTCCTGGCCGTCTTCGGCGGCGTCTTCGTCGGTATCGAGTTCCCAGTCGCGCTGTTCCCGGCGGCCGAGGCCGGCACCTATCCGGCCGGCACCGTCGTCCTGTTCGGGTCCGGACTCGCCTCGATCGTCCCCGCCGCGGGGACGCTGGGGGCCAACACGGCGGGCTGGATCCCGGTCATCCTGCTGTACGCGGCCATCGCGTCGGTGCTGCCGGTGTGGACACTGCTCCAGCCGCGTGACTTCCTGTCGTCGTTCCTGCTGTACGCGGGCGTCGGCGGGGCGCTGCTCGCGGTCATCGTCGGCACGCTGCTGGGCACCTCCGCACAGCCGCTGACCATCTCGCTGGAGCCGTACTACGGCTTCATGGGGACCGCGGGGCTGCCGCTGTTCCCGCTGCTGTTCGTCACCATCGCCTGCGGGACCATCAGCGGGTTCCACTCGCTGGTGTCCTCGGGCACCACGGCCAAGCAACTGAACAAGGAGACCGACGCCCGCGCCATCGGCTACGGCGGGATGCTCGGCGAGGGTCTCCTCGCCACGGTCGCGCTCGGTACCGTCGCCATCGCGGGCGTCACCGCCGGCGGCGGCATCGGTCGTGCGCTGCCGAACTTCGCGACCGGCGGTAGCGTGATGCTGACCAGCTTCGGCATCCCCACCAGCGTCGGCGCGCCGTTCATGGCGTTGGTGCTCGTGAGCTTCCTGCTGACCTCGACGGACACGGCGGTCCGCCTGGGCCGGTACATGGCCGAGGAGATCGTCGGCACGCCGGACGCCAGCAGTTCGGCGGTCCGGCAGGTGCAGTCGGTCGGCATCAACCGCTACAGCAACGCCGCCATCCAGTGTCTCGTCGCGTACGCGCTGGTCGCGAGCGGCTCCTGGGCGAGCCTCTGGCCGCTGTTCGGCGGCGCGAACCAGCTGCTGGCCGCGCTGGCGCTGCTGACCGCAACCGTCTGGCTGGCCAACTGGGACGACGACAAGCAGCTCATCAGCACGGGCGTCCCGATGGCGCTGATGACCGTCATCACCGTCTGTGCGCTGCTGTACCTCTCGCTGTACCAGAACCTCTACCAGCAGTTCATCCAGGGCGGCTTCGCCGAGGGCGCGGGCATCTTCGCGCGCATCTCGGTGGCCGTCCAGATCGTCCTCGCGCTGGTGCTGGTCGGACTGGCGCTGTCGCTGGTCTGGATCGGCTACCAGAACATCAGCACGGTCCGCGAGGACTTCGGCGGCGCACCGGCCGACGACTGA
- a CDS encoding DUF6517 family protein, protein MNRRALAVVLLAVAVAGCSGGPSRAVASGSPATVQAGTLDGTGYEHAGTENRTLNTTVSATISGDVEMSADRPVTATTPVATYRRTTDAGPALILVATAPAVRPIENQPLVRNPLTTLTPGALVGYLQSTYAVDSLSDGENTTVELLGNETTAETFEGTGTLSGESVAVRVTTASVRDGDEFVTVAAVHPASIEERARVRQLLAGVEH, encoded by the coding sequence ATGAACCGGCGCGCGCTCGCCGTCGTCCTCCTCGCCGTCGCGGTCGCCGGGTGTTCCGGCGGGCCATCGCGTGCCGTCGCCAGCGGGTCGCCGGCGACGGTCCAAGCGGGGACCCTCGACGGCACCGGCTACGAACACGCGGGCACCGAAAACCGCACGCTCAACACGACTGTCAGCGCCACCATCAGCGGCGACGTCGAGATGAGCGCAGACCGACCCGTGACGGCGACGACTCCGGTCGCGACGTACCGCCGGACGACCGACGCGGGCCCGGCGCTGATCCTCGTCGCGACCGCACCGGCGGTCCGACCCATCGAGAACCAACCGCTCGTCCGGAACCCGCTGACGACCCTGACTCCGGGTGCGCTGGTCGGCTACCTGCAGTCGACATACGCGGTCGACTCGCTCTCGGACGGCGAGAACACCACCGTCGAACTGCTTGGCAACGAGACGACGGCAGAGACCTTCGAGGGAACTGGGACGCTGTCGGGCGAGTCGGTCGCGGTTCGGGTGACGACGGCGTCGGTCCGCGACGGCGACGAGTTCGTCACCGTCGCTGCCGTACACCCGGCGTCCATCGAGGAGCGCGCCCGCGTCCGGCAGCTACTTGCCGGCGTCGAGCACTGA
- a CDS encoding cupin domain-containing protein has translation MGYHHIDIDAVEPTPDRPSTQRSIDEAAGLERVAANVYEVEPGEQIPLAYHYHDEQEEVFYVLSGTLSVETPEGTYEVGPDEVFVVEPDSPQRAYNPESAAETVETFVVGAPAVDDVHPYEDG, from the coding sequence ATGGGATACCACCACATCGATATCGACGCCGTCGAGCCGACCCCGGACCGGCCGTCGACACAGCGATCCATCGACGAGGCGGCCGGCCTCGAGAGGGTGGCGGCGAACGTCTACGAGGTCGAGCCGGGCGAGCAGATCCCGCTGGCGTACCACTACCACGACGAGCAGGAGGAGGTGTTCTACGTCCTCTCGGGGACCCTGTCCGTCGAGACGCCGGAGGGAACCTACGAGGTCGGCCCCGACGAGGTGTTCGTCGTCGAACCGGACAGCCCGCAGCGGGCGTACAACCCGGAGTCGGCCGCCGAGACGGTCGAGACCTTCGTCGTCGGCGCGCCGGCCGTCGACGACGTCCACCCCTACGAGGACGGATGA
- a CDS encoding Vms1/Ankzf1 family peptidyl-tRNA hydrolase: MTQATTADEFTDRIDSVTTASADTDRLLTVAVPADDALGETLERVEEDHAEANYLDTDETTQTQVRDALEEVRRVLHEYDATPENGLVVYAGVVDGEMRTHVFDDLAVPVTEGVYERSNEFVTAPLDATVDPAADAPTHGLLVVARESAVFGRYDAEEVELVDEITADVPSKQAATGRDEDRFQGRSEERTEEFFDRVGDAAERVFLSAADTAADEPAATVDRVVVGGSEVMVDEFTDGDHLPERLGDRVAGTFEVEYASEQGLRELVDAAEDADALDVGEVRETLDEFFAAMEEGDEALYGHEATSDALDSGAVETLLVADSLDAAEAQALAQRAAETGADTVVVPTGYDRGERFADGFEGVGALLRHPVA, translated from the coding sequence ATGACTCAGGCAACCACTGCCGACGAGTTCACCGATCGTATCGACTCCGTAACTACCGCCTCGGCCGACACCGACCGCCTGCTGACGGTCGCCGTCCCCGCGGACGACGCGCTCGGCGAGACGCTGGAGCGCGTCGAGGAGGACCACGCGGAAGCGAACTACCTCGACACCGACGAGACCACCCAGACGCAGGTCCGGGACGCGCTGGAGGAGGTCCGGCGGGTCCTCCACGAGTACGACGCGACCCCCGAGAACGGACTGGTCGTCTACGCCGGCGTCGTCGACGGCGAGATGCGCACGCACGTCTTCGACGACCTCGCCGTCCCCGTGACCGAGGGGGTCTACGAGCGGAGCAACGAGTTCGTCACCGCGCCGCTGGACGCCACCGTCGACCCCGCGGCCGACGCGCCGACTCACGGACTGCTCGTGGTCGCCCGGGAGTCGGCTGTCTTCGGCCGATACGACGCCGAGGAGGTCGAACTCGTCGACGAGATCACGGCCGACGTACCCAGCAAGCAGGCCGCGACCGGACGCGACGAGGACCGGTTCCAGGGCCGCAGCGAGGAGCGCACCGAGGAGTTCTTCGACCGTGTCGGCGACGCCGCCGAGCGGGTGTTCCTCTCGGCGGCCGACACCGCCGCCGACGAACCGGCGGCGACGGTCGACCGGGTCGTCGTCGGCGGCAGCGAGGTGATGGTCGACGAGTTCACCGACGGCGACCACCTCCCCGAGCGCCTCGGCGACCGGGTCGCCGGCACCTTCGAGGTCGAGTACGCCTCCGAGCAGGGGCTCCGGGAACTGGTCGACGCCGCGGAGGACGCCGACGCGCTGGACGTCGGCGAGGTCCGCGAGACCCTCGACGAGTTCTTCGCCGCGATGGAGGAGGGAGACGAGGCGCTGTACGGACACGAGGCGACGAGCGACGCGCTCGATTCCGGTGCGGTCGAGACGCTGCTGGTCGCGGACTCGCTCGACGCCGCCGAGGCCCAGGCGCTCGCCCAGCGGGCCGCCGAGACCGGGGCCGACACCGTCGTCGTCCCGACGGGGTACGACCGCGGCGAGCGGTTCGCCGACGGCTTCGAGGGCGTCGGCGCGCTGCTCCGGCATCCGGTCGCCTGA
- a CDS encoding ArsA family ATPase — protein MNKFVFFGGKGGVGKTTVSSAYGLKCARDGLRTLLVSTDPAHSTSDVFDQQFDDDPTAVDGHENLWAMELDPDEEVKRHMQSIKRAMSDQVSPAIVNEIDRQIELAHRTPGAYEAALFDRFIDVMRDSDDFDRVIFDTSPTGGTLRLLALPEFLESWIERLTQKRKESVDLFEKAAIGDAEAREKLKEDPIIERLTERKENFEFAGRTLHDDAVFYLVLNPDELSIEESHRAVEDLRDAGLTVGGLVVNKVAPEPEAGETGRGATYLRERHETEQARLDRIRTEFDQPVVAVIEQRVSEVKGSLLDEVTGELDIDVAASPPPT, from the coding sequence ATGAACAAGTTCGTCTTCTTCGGTGGCAAGGGCGGCGTCGGCAAGACGACCGTCTCCAGCGCCTACGGGCTGAAGTGTGCCCGCGACGGCCTGCGGACGCTGCTGGTCTCGACGGACCCGGCCCACAGCACCTCCGACGTGTTCGACCAGCAGTTCGACGACGACCCGACGGCGGTCGACGGCCACGAGAACCTCTGGGCGATGGAACTGGACCCCGACGAGGAGGTCAAGCGCCACATGCAGTCGATCAAGCGGGCGATGAGCGACCAGGTGAGTCCCGCGATCGTCAACGAGATCGACCGGCAGATCGAACTCGCCCACCGGACGCCGGGGGCCTACGAGGCGGCGCTGTTCGACCGCTTCATCGACGTGATGCGGGACAGCGACGACTTCGACCGCGTCATCTTCGACACCTCGCCGACCGGCGGGACGCTCCGCCTGCTCGCGCTGCCGGAGTTCCTGGAGTCGTGGATCGAGCGGCTCACGCAGAAGCGCAAGGAGAGCGTCGACCTGTTCGAGAAGGCCGCCATCGGCGACGCGGAGGCCCGCGAGAAGCTCAAAGAGGACCCGATCATCGAGCGGCTCACCGAGCGCAAGGAGAACTTCGAGTTCGCCGGCCGCACCCTCCACGACGACGCCGTGTTCTACCTCGTTCTCAACCCCGACGAACTGTCGATCGAGGAGTCACACCGGGCGGTCGAGGACCTGCGGGACGCCGGCCTCACCGTCGGCGGACTCGTCGTCAACAAGGTCGCCCCCGAACCCGAGGCGGGGGAGACCGGGCGGGGGGCGACGTATCTCCGTGAGCGCCACGAGACCGAACAGGCGCGTCTCGATCGGATCCGGACGGAGTTCGACCAGCCGGTCGTCGCCGTCATCGAGCAGCGCGTCTCCGAGGTCAAGGGGTCGCTGCTGGACGAGGTGACCGGCGAACTCGACATCGACGTCGCGGCGTCACCGCCCCCGACCTGA
- a CDS encoding methyl-accepting chemotaxis protein, giving the protein MASDSGDAGQGLVGTGTTDRELGSAIDELLQTSESVSQSSQEIADLANEQSENMREVAGEVSNLSATVEEVASSASQVRQVSDRARDLAAEGREVADDAIDAMEAVDDANGNVSEDVEQLRDRIDEIDEIVEVINDIADQTNMLALNASIEAARAGEAGEGFAVVADEVKSLAEESQQNATEIEQLVSNIKADTEETVESIDHANEQVEEGIEQVNRTVEILRDIDEAVEEAAQGAEEVASATDEQAASTEEVASMVDVTAENAEEVADEIEQIAAANEQQTAKINEIQGLLDGR; this is encoded by the coding sequence ATGGCCTCAGATTCGGGCGACGCAGGGCAGGGACTCGTGGGGACGGGTACGACCGACCGCGAGCTGGGCAGTGCGATCGACGAACTGTTGCAGACCTCCGAGAGCGTCTCCCAGAGCTCACAGGAGATCGCGGACCTCGCGAACGAGCAGTCCGAGAATATGCGCGAGGTCGCCGGCGAGGTGTCGAACCTCTCGGCGACCGTCGAGGAAGTCGCCTCCAGCGCGAGCCAGGTGCGGCAGGTCAGCGACCGGGCGCGGGACCTGGCCGCCGAGGGCCGGGAGGTCGCCGACGACGCCATCGACGCGATGGAGGCGGTCGACGACGCCAACGGCAACGTCTCCGAGGACGTCGAACAGCTCCGGGACCGCATCGACGAGATCGACGAGATCGTCGAGGTCATCAACGACATCGCCGACCAGACGAACATGCTGGCGCTGAACGCCTCCATCGAGGCCGCCCGCGCCGGCGAGGCCGGCGAGGGGTTCGCCGTCGTCGCCGACGAGGTCAAGTCCCTGGCCGAGGAGTCCCAGCAGAACGCGACCGAGATCGAACAGCTCGTCTCGAACATCAAGGCCGACACCGAGGAGACCGTCGAGAGCATCGACCACGCCAACGAGCAGGTCGAGGAGGGCATCGAGCAGGTGAACCGGACGGTAGAGATCCTGCGGGACATCGACGAGGCCGTCGAGGAGGCCGCACAGGGTGCCGAGGAGGTCGCCTCGGCGACCGACGAGCAGGCCGCCTCCACCGAGGAGGTCGCGAGTATGGTCGACGTGACCGCCGAGAACGCCGAGGAGGTCGCCGACGAGATCGAACAGATCGCCGCGGCCAACGAACAGCAGACCGCCAAGATCAACGAGATCCAGGGCCTGCTGGACGGCCGCTGA
- a CDS encoding SRPBCC family protein, which produces MREVERTRFVAATPAELDRALAPATVIDHEGTFEVVSTEATDDGHRVVARAGGVEVVFAFTAREHGVRYRQVGEQGPFESMETTLTYEPRDHGSEVTARSTVSLGLPLPGVTDRVAAWKRSGELDRLLDALATAHD; this is translated from the coding sequence ATGCGCGAGGTGGAACGGACGCGGTTCGTCGCGGCGACGCCCGCCGAACTCGACCGGGCGCTCGCCCCGGCGACCGTGATCGACCACGAGGGGACCTTCGAGGTCGTGTCGACCGAGGCGACCGACGACGGCCACCGGGTCGTCGCCCGGGCCGGCGGCGTCGAGGTCGTGTTCGCGTTCACGGCCCGCGAGCACGGCGTCCGCTACCGGCAGGTCGGCGAGCAGGGACCCTTCGAGTCGATGGAGACGACGTTGACCTACGAGCCGCGGGACCACGGCAGCGAGGTGACGGCGCGGTCGACGGTGAGTCTCGGACTGCCCCTCCCCGGCGTGACCGACCGGGTCGCGGCCTGGAAGCGGAGCGGGGAACTCGACCGGCTCCTCGACGCGCTCGCGACGGCCCACGACTGA